GAAGAACGAAATCGACATCTACGACATTCCGATTGCCGAAATTACGCGCCAATACATGGCGGTGCTGAGGTCGATGGAAAAAATGTCGCTCGACGTGGCGGGAGAGTTTTTTGTGATGGCGGCAACGCTCATGTACATCAAAAGCCGCATGCTTCTGCCGACCGACGAACGCGTGGCGCAGGCGGCGGAGGAGGACGGCGACGCCGACATAGACCCGCGCTGGCAGCTGGTTGAACAGCTCTTGGAGTACAAGAAAATCAAGGCGGCGGCGGACTCGCTCGAAGACATGATAGACTCGCGGCAGAACTTCGGGGAGCGCAGGATTTCGGACAAGGAAATCGTAGCCGACAGACCCTTGAAGGCGTCCGACAAAATGGAGATTTGGACGGCGTTCAACCTGATTTTGCGCAGACTCGCCGAAAAACTCGTGCAGGGCGAAATCACGAACGAAAACGTGACGGTCGCCGACAGAATGGAATATATTTTGAACTTCGGGGAGCGCAAATTCACGTTTTCGTCGCTGTTCGAGGGAAAGAAAACGGGCTTGGTGTCGCTAATGGCGACGTTCCTTGCGATGCTCGAACTCACAAGGCTCAAACGCCTTTTTATCAGGCAGGACGAAGGCTTCGGCGAAATATACTGCGAGAAAATCGGCGACGAAAAACCCGCCGCCGCCGACGACGAGGAGGGGGAACTTTAAAATGCGCGCAAACGACGGAAAATCAAAACTGTTCGGAATCGGTCTCGACTCGGACGGACAAAAACGCATAACACAGGCGGAGAAATTCCTGCTCGTGGGAGGCACGGAGGAAACCCACGACGCCATGACCGAAACCGTCATAAAAACTTTCGAAGACCTCAAACGGCGCGGCAAGGAGCTTGAAGACGCCTCGCCCGAAGAGCTTTCCGACATAATACAAAAACACACCCGAAGGAGGGACTGACAATGAAATATTTCGGAACGGACGGTATCCGCGGAACATACGGGGATACGGAAATCAGCGAGCCGTTTTTCGCGGCGTTGGGCGTCGCGGCGGCGGAATACCTCGCCGAAAACGGCGGCGGAAAAATAGTGGTAGGCGGCGACACCCGCGCTTCGACCGACGCGCTCAAAGCGGCGTTCTGCGGCGGGCTTGAAAAGGGCGGCGCGGAGTTTGAAGACTTGGGCGTTCTGCCCACGCCCGCGCTCGCATACGGCGTGCTATCGCGCGGGGCGGCAATGGGCGCAATGATTACCGCCTCCCACAACCCGCACACCGACAACGGCATTAAATTTTTCGACTCCGCCGCGAGAAAGGTCGAGGACGACGCGCAGGAGCGGCTCGAAGCTCTGCTCGAAAAGCACTACCGCCCCGACGCGTCCTACGCGCCGAAAACTTTTGCGCCCCGCAAAATAGAGACGGGCGCGTTTGCTCGCAACGAGTACGCAAAAAAAATGGCGTCGATTTTCCCGAAGAATTTTCTGAAAGGGCTGAAAGTCGCAATCGACATGGCGAACGGCGCGACGAGCAAAATTTCGTCGAAAGTCTTTGCCGAATACGGCGCGGAGGTCTTCGAGGCGGGTTGCGAGCCGACGGGGCTTAACATCAACGACGGAATCGGCAGCCAGCACCCCGAAAAAATTTCCGAACTTTGCAGGCGCGTGGGCGCGGACGTCGGCTTTGCGCACGACGGCGACGGCGACAGGGTAGTGGTTTCCGACGAAACGGGTTCGATTTTGGAGGGCGAGGAAATTCTTGGGCTAATCGCCCTCGACGCAAAGGAGCGCGGCGCGCTCGCATCAAACGCAATCGTCACGACCCTCCAAAGCAACATGGGGCTTGACGAATCGCTCGCAAAAAGCGGCGTGTCGGTTTTCAGAAGCGGAATCGGCGACAGGCTCGTAATGCGCGAAATGCTCGCGCACGGCTGCTCGGTGGGCGGCGAAAACTCGGGGCACTTCATATTCTCGGAAGTGTCGCCCTGCGGCGACGGACTGGCTGCGGCGCTCGCGCTGCTTTCGGTCATGGCGGACAGGGGCGGCAAACTCTCGGAACTGCGCGGCGGAATTTCGATGTACCCGCAGGTTTCGAAAGCCGTGAAAGTGGCTCGCAAAACGCCGATTGCGGAGACAGCAAACCTCTCGAAGGCAATCGCCGAATGCGAGTCCGCGCTGGGCAAAGAGGGCAGGCTGCTCGTGCGCTATTCGGGCACGGAAAAGAAAATCAGACTGCTTGTTGAGGGCAAGGACGCCGCGAAAATCGGCGACTGCATGAAAATACTCGAAAAAGCGGTTGAAATAGACTTGCAGTAAACGCCGCCCGACTTTAATTTATCTCCAACTTTTAATTCCTGAAATTTGTATGGCAGACGAAAACACATCCCCCGAAGTAATCGAAGAACAAATCAAGAATCTCGACCCGCGCTTTATCAGGCAAATCGAAAGCGCGGAAAAATCGATAGACAAAAACCCCGCATATGTAATCGACATTTGCTGCACCGTTTTGGCGAAACACCCGTCGTGCGTGGAGGTCAGAAAAATCCTGCGTCAGGCGCAGTTCAAAAAATTCGGCAAAGGCAACCCGATTGCGAAAATCGGCGCGGCCATTCAGGGCGCGGTGTTCGCAATGCAGGCGGGCGCGAAAATCAAGAAGGGCCAGGCTATCGAAGTGATGGCGGAGGCCGAAAAACTTTTGTCGGCGTGCCCCGAAAACGAAGCCGTTCTCAAAACGCTCGCGGACGCCGCAGCAAGCCTCCAATACTGGGGGACGGTCGCTGAGGCGTATCAGGCTATCGCCCGCTTCAAGCCCGACAACGAGAAAATCCTGATGTCGCTCGCCGACGCGCTCGTAAAGAGCAAACAGCCCGACGCCGCAATGCAGGTCTGCGAAAGAATCCTCAAAAAGAACCCGTCCAACGGCGACGCGCAGGCGATTGCCCGCAGCGCGTCGGTCATCAAGACGATGGAAAAGGGCGACTGGGAAAACACGGAAGTCAGCGCGACAAAGAAAGTCAAGGACGCCGAGGAAACCCTCAACCGCCAGAAGGAGACAAGCTCCGTCAACGACGAGGAAACCCTTAACAAGATGGTCGAACGCCTCGCCGCGCAAATCCAGACCGACCCCGAAAACATCAATCTTTACCGCGAAATCTGCGGACACCTCCGCACGCTCAAACGCTTCGACGAAGCCCTCGAATATGTCCGCAAGGCCCGCCAGCAGCCGCTCGGCAAGGGCGACACCACGTTCGAGAAAATGGAGCAGGGCTTCCTCGTTTCGTCGATGGACAGAAAGATTGCCGAACTCACAAAGAAGCTCGAAGAAAACCCGTCGGACGAACAGCTCAAAGCGGAGCTTGCGCAACTCAAAAAACAGGAGCACGACATCAAGCTCGAAAACGCAAAGCAGATGGTCGAACGCTACCCCAACGATTTCAGCTACCGCTTCGAACTCGGCACGCTTCTGTTCGAGGACGGAAATCTCGACGAGGCAATCATGCAGTTCCAGATTTCGCAGCGCAGCCCGAAAGTCCGCGCGCAGTCGCTGCTTGGCTTGGGCAGGGCGTTCACGATGGGCAAGAAATACGACCTTGCGGTAGACCAGCTGGAAACGGCGAAGAAAGAGTCGAAGATTATGAACGACTCGAAAAAGGAAATCATATACGAACTCGGCACCGCATACGAGCTCATGGGCAAGCCCGAACAGGCTTTCAACGAGTTCAAGGAAATCTACTCGGCGGATATTTCCTACAAGGACGTTGCCGCAAAAATCAACGCCTACTACGCAAAGAAGTAGACCTTGCAAAAAGACACGCAAAAACGCGCCCCGATTTCGGAGCGCGTTTTTTGTTTGCGCGGAGCGCAGGCCTTGCGCGTTTGCCAGCGGCTAGGAGTTTGCGAGTGAGCGGTTGCAAGTATCGCAAAACTGCGAAGCCCGACGCGCGTTGCGGCGCACCCTGCGCCCTTGCGGCTACGCGTTTGCGAAGCGTTCGGCGAATTTTTTGTGGATGCCGTCGAACGAGCCGTTGCTGAAAAACACGCAGACGGACTTTCCGCTTTCGGCGGAGATGTCGGCGGAAAGCTTTTCAAGCAGGGCTTGGTTTGAGTCGAAAGCGTGCAGTTTTTTCGGGTTGTGGGTTGCCGCCATTTCCGCGGTGTCTATGCGTCGGGCGGGGTCTGTCTTTGCGGTGTTGGCGTGCCCGATGTAGGCGGCGTCGGCGAGTTCGAGAGCCTCGCCGAAAGCGTCCTGAAAAACGTTCATTTTCGCCGTGTTGCTGCGCGGCTCGAAAGCGACGTAGAGCTTGGCGTCGGGATATTTCTGGCGCATGGACTCAATCGTCAGGCGGATTGCCGTCGGGTGGTGTCCGAAATCTTCTACGGCGAGGATTTTTTCCGTCTTCAAAATCGTCTCCTGCCTGCGCTTGACGCCCTTGAATTTTGCGAGCGGCGAAAGGTCGATGTCGAGCGGGTTCGCCCCGCCGCGCACGAGAGCCGCGCCGACGGCGGCCATCGCCGCGTTGCGGGCGTTGTATTCTCCCTGCAAATTCCACTCGACGCGCTTTTCGATTCCGCCGCAGACGAGCGAAAACGACGACGAATCCGCCGTCTGCCTGAAATCCTTTATGCGCACGTCGCAGTTTTCTCCGAAGCCCACTTTTATGCGCTTCGTCCACGGCGTGTCTTCGAGCGACGCAATGTTGGGGTCGTCGCCGTTTTCGACAATCGCGCCGAGGGGGGATACGATTCTGCGGACATGCGAGAACGTGCGCTTTACGTCGTAGAGGTCGCGGAAAATGTCGGCGTGGTCGAATTCGATGTTGTTTACCAGAAGGACAAAGGGGCGGTAGTGGATAAATTTGCTGCGCTTGTCGAAGTAGGCGGTATCGTACTCGTCGCCCTCAATCGCAAACGGCGCGTCGGTCGAGCCGAGGTTCGAGCCGCCTTCGGCGAGGTCTGTCGGAACTCCGCCGATGAGCCAGCCCGCATCGACGCCGTTTGCCCTCAGCAGGAACGCGGCAAGGCATGTGGTTGTGGTCTTGCCGTGCGTGCCGCTTACCACGAGCGACTTCCTGTCGCCTATGAGGTTTTCGCCGATGAGCGCCGAGAGGCTTGTGTACCTGTATTTCCGCGCCGCGAGCATGAATTCAAGCTCCGGATTCATGCGGCTGATTGCGTTGCCGACGACGACCAAATCGGGCGCAAAGTCTTCCAGATTTTTCGGGTTCCAGCCATCGCGCGCGTCAACATGCGCGTTGGCGAGCGCGCTTTTCATTGGCTCGTACATGCCCGTGTCGCTTCCGCAGACGGAGTGCCCGAGGCGTTTCATGAGAATGGCGACGTTTCCCGTCGCCGTGCCGCAAATTCCGATAAAATAGATTTTCATTTTCGCCGAAATTTCTAAGCCCGATTTCGCGAAAAGTCGAGCGGGATTAGCAAAAAAAAACGCGTCGGGCGGGGGCGGACGGATTTTGCGGGTCTTGGAAGAGCGCGGCGGCGCGGGAAATCCGTGCGGCATTCCGACGTCCCGCCGACGCGCTATTCCGAAATTTCGAGCGCGTATTTATGCTTTCGCGGAGTGGCGATTGCGCGGATTTCCGCGCGGGCATTTTCGCGCTCTTCCCTTAGCAAATTCTCGCGCGGCGCGTGCTCGCGGTAGAGTTGCGCGAGGCGCACATAGTACGGATTGTTCCGCGTCCTGCCGATTTCTTCGACGGCGTTTGCCGCGTCGTCCGCCGTCGTGCCGTCTTTGATTTTGTCGGCAAACATTTCGCGCAGGTGGGCGAGGAAGCGCAGGCGTTCGTTTATGAGCCTGATTTTCTTGCAGAGCGCAAGTATCTTGCGCGAAGCTTCAATCTGCGGGGTTTCGAGCGCGGCGGTGTCGATTCCCCTTGCAAGCTCGGCGGAGTGGAAGACGCCGACTTTTTTGCCGTCGATTTTCAGCGCGTATTTTCCGCTCGGCAGATTTTTAACTGCAAGCGTCTGTTTGTTCAGCGAGCTGCGGAAGTCGATGTATTTTGCCGCGCTTTCCTCCGCGGGCGTCGGCGCAAGCGGCAGCGCGTATTCGAGAGACTCGAAGCGCAGCCCGCCTGCGCTTTGCTTTACGTTTGAAATTTCGCAGTTTACCGCGCAAATATTTTCCCTGTCGATTTCCGCCGAGCACACCGTCGCCGGTTCTCCGAGCGATTTTAGGAATATCGCCGCCATCGCAAACCCTCCCGCTTCGGACGGGTGCACGCGGTCGCTTCCGATTATTGTTTTGCCGCGCCCAGCCTCGCTCTGGAAGTCGGCGTTTATCCGCACCGTCTCCGCCCAAATATCGACGAATTCCGCGTTGGGAATCCGCCTTGCGGCGTCTTCGCAGATTTTGCCGTAGCGTCCGAGCCGCGCGTTCAGCCCGACGTGCGAGTCGGTTGGGCTTTCGAGCGTTTCGTCGAAAATCGACGGCGAGAAAATGTAGAGTCTGCGCGAATTTTCCGCAAGCTTCTCCGCGACTTTCGCGAGCCGTTCTGCGTAGACGCTTTCGAGCCGCGCGATTTCCTCTTCGCACTTCGGGTTTTTCGCCCGCTCTTCGCGCGTGAAATATTTTCTGCCGACGTCGTTCATGCCGACCATCAAAACGTAAACGTCGGCTTTGGGTTTGAGTATGTCGGTCCGCATTCGGCGCAGCAGGTGGAAAGCCGACTGCCCCGCCGTCCCCCTGTTAAGGTATTGCAGCTCTGTTTCGGGAAAGCGCGTGCTGTAATAATATTCCAAAAACATCTGGTGGTAGCCGTTGTGCGTAATGCTGTCGCCGACGAACGCGATTGTCTCGCCCCCGCGCACGGCGACGGGCGCAAGCCTTGTCTGCGCCGAAAGCGCGGCGGCGGCAATTGCCGCAAGAATGAGCATGGTAAATTTCATCAAATCCATTCTGCCTTTCCGCCGCTCAGACGCAACGGAATTTTAAGCGTAAAAGTTTGCAATGCCTTTTCACGAATCTCGAAATTTGCTTGTGAAAACACGCGCCTTGCGGCAAAATGCGCCCGATTTCCGAAAATGAAAAAACTGCCGCCAGAAATACGCATTCTCACCGACGACGTCGCAAACAAAATCGCGGCGGGCGAGGTTGTCGAACGCCCAGCGGCGGTCGCAAAAGAGCTTCTCGAAAACGCGATAGACGCGGGGGCTACGCGCATCGAAATAGAATTCAAGCACGGCGGAAAATCGTTCGTGAAAGTTGTGGACGACGGCTGCGGAATGACGCGCCAGCAGGCTCTGACATGTCTCGAACCGCACGCGACAAGCAAAATCCGCGCGCCCGAAGACCTCTTCAACATTTCAAGCTACGGCTTTCGCGGCGAGGCGGTGCCGTCCATCGCAAGTGTCAGTCGTTTCCGCCTGCGCACCAGACCCGAAGCGCAGGTCTTGGGCACTGAAATCGACGTCTACGCTGGCAGTGTAAATTCCGTGCGCGACTGCGGCATGGCGGCGGGCACCGAAATCACCGTCGAAAACCTTTTCTGCTCCGTCCCTGCGCGGCGGAAATTTTTAAAAAGCGACAACGTCGAGGCGTCGCACATCGTCAAACTTTGCAGGCTCTACGCGCTCGCCTTGCCCGACCTTTCGATAACGCTTGTCGAAAATTCTCGCACCGTCTTCCGCTCCGAGCGCAATCTCGGCGTGCTCGACAGAATCGAACGCGTTTTCGGCGCGGAGATTTCGTCAAAGCTTTTCGAACTGCGCCGAAGCGGGCGCGGCGGCATGGCGGTCTCCGGCGCGATACTTCGCGCGGGCGAATCTTTTCCGACGGGGCGCAACATCTGCGCGTTTATCAACGGCAGACCCGTGGAGTGCAAGGCGGTCTATTCGGCGATAAAGGAGGCGTATTCGCAGTTCGTGCCGAAGGGCAGGTTCGCGGCGGCGTACCTTTTCATCGAGCTAGACCCGCGCACGGTTGACGTCAACGTGCACCCAGCCAAACGCGAAGTGCGCCTAAAAAACGAGTTCCAAGTGCGCGACTTTCTCTTTGCGGCGATTTCGTCCGCGCTCGCCGAATCGAACTCGAACCTGCGCGAAAATTTTTCGGCCGAACCCGCCGCCGAACCCGAATTTTCCGCGGTTCCGAAGCCCGCGCTTACGCCCGCAAGCGAGGCCGAAATTCCCGCGCCGCGGCTCGGCAATCACGAGACCGCGCAAGCGGCGGAGCGCGACCCCGCTCCCGCCCGCGGATTTTCAAAACCTCTTTCCGTAGCGGAAAAGCCCGCGTTTTCTCCCGCGGTTTCGGACGAACAAAAACCGCCCGTTCGCGAAATTCCCGCGCTTGCGCCCGTCGGACGCGGCGTTTCCGAACGCGCAGACGCGCCGCAAAAATCGGCAATAGCAGCAGTCGCCGCAGAGTGGCGCTACATCGGCTGCCTGAAAAAACGCTTCGCAATTTTCGAGACCGCAAAGGGGCTTGTTCTCATGTCGGTTTCCGCCGCCCTCAAACGCGTCAGATACGAGGAGATTTTGGCTGGGCTTCGCGGCGGCAAAGTGGTGTCGCAAAACCTGCTGATACCGCTGCCGCTGAAATTCGAGCGCGGCGACGACGAGTATTTCTCGGCAAACAGAAAGGCGTTCGAAACCTGCGGGTTTGTCGTCGAGGATTTCGGCAAGTCGTTTTACAGAATTTCCGCCGCACCCCTCTGGCTGAAATACGGCGACATCGAAAATTTCGTGCGCGACTTCGTCGAAATTGCGCGTGAGGAAAACCGCGCCCTGCGCAAGTCCGCGCTGTCGGACGAAAATTTCGCGCGGTCGCTCGTGGTCAGATACGGCGCGGCGGACTTCACATGCACCGAAACCACCGCGACCGAACTTCTGGCAAAACTCCTTTCGGGAAATTCGGGCGCGTCGTCGCCCGATGGCAAACCCACGCTCAAAGAAATCTCCGACGCCGAAATCCTGCGCATGTTCCAGATGTAGCGGGCTTGCCGCCGCCGGAATTCTTTCTCCTTTCCAAAAATCAGCATAATCAAAAATACATATGAGAAAACAGAAAATAATTGCGTTTATCGCGCTTTTGTGCGCGGCGTTTCCCGCCTCCGCCGCGGAAATCCGCGTGTCCGATTTCGGCGCGAAACCCGACGACGGAAAGTGCGACATTTCGGCAATCCGAAAGGCGTTTGCCTATGCCGTTGCCAACAAAGCCACGACCGTGCGCTTCGACGCCGGCGTCTACGATTTGAATATCGGCGACGCAACTCGTGATATTTTCGAAATCGACGGCGCGGAGAATCTTTCGATAGTCGGTGCTGTCGGCCCGGACGGCGAGCCGAAGACCGTCTTTTTGCGCAGGTACAAACCCGAAAGAAATCTCTTCGGCGGAAAAATCATCAAAGTGCTGCGCTCTCCGAATCTTTCGGTCAGGGGAATTGCGTTCGACAATTTTCCGCGCTACATGAGCTGCGGCGAAATCGTCGCAAACGACGGCAGGGGCATTACCGTAAAAGTTTTCGAGGGCAACCCGTACCTCGACGGCACATACGCCTACTGCTCCAACCTGTGGGACGGGAAAACGGGAAACCTCGTGGTCGGCAAACCGAGCACGACTTTCGGCACCGACGTTGACAGAAATTTGCGCGAGTTCGAAATGAAGAAAATCGGCGCGGAGTCGGAAAGGCTCATGCGCCTCGATTCCCCGAAAGTCGCGCGGACGGCGGCCGTCGGCGAAGTGTTCTCGTGGAATTTCGGCTGGCGCGGACACCAAATTCTTTTCGAGCGTTGCGACAGCCTGCGCCTCGAAAACGTCGCCGTCAGAAGCTCGATAGGCTTCTGCATGCTCGCTTTCAAATGCCGCAACATCTACGCAAAAAACGTGGAATTCAGGCGCGAAAAAGGCTCGCGCCAAATGAACGTCGGCAGCCGCGACGCATGGAAAATCCGCGCATGCCGCGGGCTTGCCGTCGTCGAAAACATGTATGTCGAGGGCGTCAGGTGGGACGGGCAGAACGTCCACGGAACTTTCGTCTACCCCTACGGAAGAGTCGGCAAAAACGCCCTGCTTATGTCCAACGACTTCGGCGGGCCGACGGGTTCAAACGACGAAGTTTTCGAGGTCGGGACAAAGGCCGGCTTCTGGAAAAATAAATCCGAGGAAGTTTTGCTTACGATAAAAAGCGTTCGCAAAAGCGGAACGAAAGTGGGGCGCAATTCGCAACCCGCATACGAGGTCGAATTCGTCGAGACTGTCCCAGATTTCGTCGGCGAAACAACCCTCTGCAACCTCTACGGGCTGAATCTCGACTCCTACGTTCTCATTAATTCAACGTTCAAAAATATCGCGGGGTGCGCTAGCCTTATCCGCAACGACAACGCAAACATCGCGGGCTGCACTTTCGACCACATCATGTACCCCGCAGTGTGCGTCGGCGGCGCGATTGCCGAGGTGGAGGGCGTGGTTTCCAAGAACGCGTACATTTGCGGAAACAAGTTCGTCTCTTGCGGCTGGTCGGCTCGCCACGGCGCGTCGGCGGCGGTCGCCGTGCGCATACAGCCTTCCCAAAAGACTCCGATTGAAACCGCGCCGTATATCGAAAACGTCGTAATCGGCGGCAACGAGTTCTCGGACTGCAACGTCGGAATAGACGCGGCGGGCGCGGACGGACTCTACATTTCGGGCAACAAATTCGAAAACGTTCGCAAGACAATTTTAGAGCGCAAAAATCAAAATGTATTCATAAATAACAATGTTGAATAGCCTGAATCTGGGCTTTCAGAATCCTGAAAACGCAAAAAAAGACGTCCGAACGGAAACTAATTCGGACGCCTTTTTTTATGTCGTCTCACGACGACCGCAACACTACAACAACACTAATACAACTATACACACGCTTTCTATATCGGACAAAATTTTTCCGCTTAAACGGATTTTTCAAAACTTTAAAATTTTCCATTCGGGACGATTAGAAAAATACCGCCGACAAGCGCGGATATTAACCGATATAAAAAGATGCAAAATATAAAAAATAAGTTGTCGTGCTCGGCGGCCGCCGCGGCATGTTTTTCAATCGCGGCGTTCGCGGAGGCGTCCGCAGAACCCCTCCCGTTCGGAAATTTCGGCTTGGACCAGCTTTCCGAATGCGTCTCGAAATTGCAGTCCGACGTGAAAAACGAAACGGGCTTCAAGCCCTTCTTCGACTACTACGCCGTTCTGCTCACAAACCCCTACGGCGGGGCGGAGCAGGGCACCAACTACACCCACGAAATGATTTACGGCATCACCGGAGACCTCGAAAAAGTCGTCGGCTGGAAAGGCGCAACGCTCGTGGTTTCGGGGGCGTACAATGCGGGCGGAAATCTGTCGAACACGATAGGAAATTTCTTCACGGTCTCGGAGTCGTCGGTGGTTGACGGCGGCATGTTCTTCGAACTCTATCTGGCGCAGAAAATCGACTTGGCAAACGGCGATTCCGCAACCGTGCGTCTTGGCAGAATCGCGATGGCGGACAGCTTCAACTCGCTCCCGATTTTCGGCAGCCTCGTAAGCGGCGCGTTCGACTCTACGCCGGCGTCGATGTTCGGCAACAGCCCGTTCACCTCGTCGCCCGTCGCAACTTGGGGCGCGAGCGTCAAGTACGAAACCGTCGAAAACCTGAGCCTCTGCGCGGGGATTTATCAAATTCCGCAAAACGTGCAGTCTACGACGTGGAGCGGAACCGACTGGCGCATACAGTCGGACGACGGCTATATGGCGATGTTCCAAATTGCGTGGAACCCGACATTCTGCGCGGAGTCGGACGGCTCAGGCGGACTTTCGGGAACATACCAAATCGGCGCATGGTTCTTCGGCGGCTTCGACATGCCGTACCTCGACGGCAGCACTGGTTCGCGCGGCAACGGCTACGGATTCTACGCGCACGGCCAGCAGCAAATTTGGGCCGAAAGGGATAATCCGAATAAGTACGTTTCGGTTTTCGCGGGCGCGCAGGTCGCGCCGGTAAATTCGATTTCGACAATGCCGCTAATGCTCTACGGGGGCTTCCAGTTGCAGGGCTTCGTTCCGAAAAGGGAAAACGACGGCTTGTGCGTCGCCTTCGCAAACGGGTGGTTCAGCTACGAACTTAATAAAGTTCAGGAGGCGACATACGAAAACATGATAGAAATAACATACGTCATGCAATTAAACGAAAATGTATCAATACAGCCAGATTTTCAGTATATAATGAGACCCTATGGCAATAGCGGAATCGACGATGCCCTCGTGGTCGGCGGACAACTGATAGTGTCGTTTTAGCCAGACGGGGGCTGAAAAAGCCCCGCAACGAAAGAAGGACACAAACGGATTATAATAACAGAAAGACATTTAAGAGGGCGAGACTGGGAGATGAAAAATTTTTTTAAATTTCGCATTGACAAGCCCTCTCTAAAATGTATGTTAAAGGGCATAATATTTTAAACCACTGGGGTGGTAGTTCAGTTGGTTAGAACGCCTGCCTGTCACGCAGGAGGTCGCGAGTTCGAGTCTCGTCCATCCCGCCACTTTAAAGAATAAAAAAGGCTGATTTGCAGTAAGTTGCGAGTCAGCCTTTTTTTGTGGCTTTCCATAGCCAAATTTCAACTTGTTGATAGCCAGATTAAAACAATAACCAATTTCCAATAAAACGACAACTGCACGGCAACTGAGTCTGCGCCGAACAAAGTGGCGACACCATTGAACTGCCCCTTTTGCAGGCAACAGAAAGCCCTTTGCGAGAATCACAAAGGACTTGAGTTCGGAATGTTTATTGGGCGTTTACAGTTTCTGGTTTTACATAGTCCGACGGATAAATGTTAAAGTATTTCACCGCGTCGTCATGCTTTGCGACGCCCAAATAGTGCTCGAATAAAATATCCGTATGCCTGTGCGATATTATGAGCGCGGTGTCGGTAAAGTTCCTGTGAAGCGCGACGTGATAGCTCACAAAGCTGTGTCTAAATGCGTTGTGCGGCGGAAACTTTACCTTGTCCGCCAATCCTTTTTTTACGTCTTCTGCACTCACTAAAAGTCCTGCCCTGGGATACGCCAATTCTCTGCGTCTTTTAAACTTTCTTTCGCACATTGTAAATGCGCTCGGAGGTGTTCGTTCCAGCCAAGCCCAAAGGTTGTCTGGAAGATTTTCGATAAACTGGCGGCGGTTCTTCTTTGTCTTTCCCGCAGGCGTTTCTATTCCGCGTTCCTTGAAGTTGATTTCTTCATACGCCACGCGGGTTATGGCGGAACTTCTCATTCCTGCGAATAGCCCCAACGCCATAAGTCCGCAAATTTCTGGGTCGTAGTTTTCGTTTGCCCGAAGCAGTTGTTCTACCTCTTCCACTTTCAATATCCCGATTTCACCGCGAACTATGCGCTCTACGGGCAGCTTCACGGCGACATTCTTGCTCAGCCATTCCCTGTCGTCGAAATACGACCACGCCGCGCGGATTATGTCTTTGT
The Opitutia bacterium KCR 482 genome window above contains:
- a CDS encoding segregation/condensation protein A, whose translation is MAAEIQNVDDALAGGGFEMSVKLNVFEGPLDLLLFLIRKNEIDIYDIPIAEITRQYMAVLRSMEKMSLDVAGEFFVMAATLMYIKSRMLLPTDERVAQAAEEDGDADIDPRWQLVEQLLEYKKIKAAADSLEDMIDSRQNFGERRISDKEIVADRPLKASDKMEIWTAFNLILRRLAEKLVQGEITNENVTVADRMEYILNFGERKFTFSSLFEGKKTGLVSLMATFLAMLELTRLKRLFIRQDEGFGEIYCEKIGDEKPAAADDEEGEL
- a CDS encoding phosphoglucosamine mutase — encoded protein: MKYFGTDGIRGTYGDTEISEPFFAALGVAAAEYLAENGGGKIVVGGDTRASTDALKAAFCGGLEKGGAEFEDLGVLPTPALAYGVLSRGAAMGAMITASHNPHTDNGIKFFDSAARKVEDDAQERLEALLEKHYRPDASYAPKTFAPRKIETGAFARNEYAKKMASIFPKNFLKGLKVAIDMANGATSKISSKVFAEYGAEVFEAGCEPTGLNINDGIGSQHPEKISELCRRVGADVGFAHDGDGDRVVVSDETGSILEGEEILGLIALDAKERGALASNAIVTTLQSNMGLDESLAKSGVSVFRSGIGDRLVMREMLAHGCSVGGENSGHFIFSEVSPCGDGLAAALALLSVMADRGGKLSELRGGISMYPQVSKAVKVARKTPIAETANLSKAIAECESALGKEGRLLVRYSGTEKKIRLLVEGKDAAKIGDCMKILEKAVEIDLQ
- a CDS encoding tetratricopeptide repeat protein; the encoded protein is MADENTSPEVIEEQIKNLDPRFIRQIESAEKSIDKNPAYVIDICCTVLAKHPSCVEVRKILRQAQFKKFGKGNPIAKIGAAIQGAVFAMQAGAKIKKGQAIEVMAEAEKLLSACPENEAVLKTLADAAASLQYWGTVAEAYQAIARFKPDNEKILMSLADALVKSKQPDAAMQVCERILKKNPSNGDAQAIARSASVIKTMEKGDWENTEVSATKKVKDAEETLNRQKETSSVNDEETLNKMVERLAAQIQTDPENINLYREICGHLRTLKRFDEALEYVRKARQQPLGKGDTTFEKMEQGFLVSSMDRKIAELTKKLEENPSDEQLKAELAQLKKQEHDIKLENAKQMVERYPNDFSYRFELGTLLFEDGNLDEAIMQFQISQRSPKVRAQSLLGLGRAFTMGKKYDLAVDQLETAKKESKIMNDSKKEIIYELGTAYELMGKPEQAFNEFKEIYSADISYKDVAAKINAYYAKK
- a CDS encoding Mur ligase family protein, which gives rise to MKIYFIGICGTATGNVAILMKRLGHSVCGSDTGMYEPMKSALANAHVDARDGWNPKNLEDFAPDLVVVGNAISRMNPELEFMLAARKYRYTSLSALIGENLIGDRKSLVVSGTHGKTTTTCLAAFLLRANGVDAGWLIGGVPTDLAEGGSNLGSTDAPFAIEGDEYDTAYFDKRSKFIHYRPFVLLVNNIEFDHADIFRDLYDVKRTFSHVRRIVSPLGAIVENGDDPNIASLEDTPWTKRIKVGFGENCDVRIKDFRQTADSSSFSLVCGGIEKRVEWNLQGEYNARNAAMAAVGAALVRGGANPLDIDLSPLAKFKGVKRRQETILKTEKILAVEDFGHHPTAIRLTIESMRQKYPDAKLYVAFEPRSNTAKMNVFQDAFGEALELADAAYIGHANTAKTDPARRIDTAEMAATHNPKKLHAFDSNQALLEKLSADISAESGKSVCVFFSNGSFDGIHKKFAERFANA
- a CDS encoding SGNH/GDSL hydrolase family protein, with the protein product MDLMKFTMLILAAIAAAALSAQTRLAPVAVRGGETIAFVGDSITHNGYHQMFLEYYYSTRFPETELQYLNRGTAGQSAFHLLRRMRTDILKPKADVYVLMVGMNDVGRKYFTREERAKNPKCEEEIARLESVYAERLAKVAEKLAENSRRLYIFSPSIFDETLESPTDSHVGLNARLGRYGKICEDAARRIPNAEFVDIWAETVRINADFQSEAGRGKTIIGSDRVHPSEAGGFAMAAIFLKSLGEPATVCSAEIDRENICAVNCEISNVKQSAGGLRFESLEYALPLAPTPAEESAAKYIDFRSSLNKQTLAVKNLPSGKYALKIDGKKVGVFHSAELARGIDTAALETPQIEASRKILALCKKIRLINERLRFLAHLREMFADKIKDGTTADDAANAVEEIGRTRNNPYYVRLAQLYREHAPRENLLREERENARAEIRAIATPRKHKYALEISE